One Scomber japonicus isolate fScoJap1 chromosome 1, fScoJap1.pri, whole genome shotgun sequence DNA window includes the following coding sequences:
- the slc12a4 gene encoding solute carrier family 12 member 4: MPHFTVVPVKDRAESSYDSLEGINWVDYRDTGQDYPDHQDTVSSDGHGNHKEDSPFLNSADAASKKNDFYDRNLALFEEELDIRPKVSSLLSRLVNYTNITQGAKEHEEEESAEASRRKTPKSPNMGTLMGVYLPCLQNIFGVILFLRLTWIVGMAGIIQSLLIVLMCCSCTMLTAISMSAIATNGVVPAGGAYFMISRSLGPEFGGAVGLCFYLGTTFASAMYILGAIEIFLKYLVPQAAIFHATDPHGTDSAMLNNMRVYGSLCLSLMAVVVFVGVKYVNKLASLFLACVIISIVSIYAGALKSMTHPPEFPICMLGNRTLVRDRFDVCAKTVMKGNITVPSQLWDMFCPPGNISGTQCDDYFTQNNVTEIQGIPGLGSGIIRENMWSDYMQKGEILEKAGLESVDAHGTLESFGMYVSADIATSFTLLVGIFFPSATGIMAGSNRSGDLRDAQKSIPVGTILAITTTSLVYLSSVFLFGACIEGAVLRDKFGDAVRNNLVVGTLSWPSPWVIVIGSFFSTVGAGLQSLTGAPRLLQAIAKDNIIPFLRVFGHGKSNGEPTWALLLTGLIAELGILIASLDMVAPILSMFFLMCYLFVNLACAVQTLLRTPNWRPRFKYYHWALSFLGMSMCLALMFISSWYYAIVAMGIAGMIYKYIEYQGAEKEWGDGIRGLSLSAARYALLRLEAGPPHTKNWRPQLLVLLKLDEDLHVKYPRLLTFASQLKAGKGLTIVGSVIQGNFLDSYGEMQAAEQAIKNMMEIERVKGFCQVVVASKVREGIVHLIQSCGLGGMKHNTVVMGWPYGWRQSEDPRAWKTFINTVRCTTAAHLALMVPKNVSFYPSNHERFTDGNIDVWWIVHDGGMLMLLPFLLKQHKVWRKCRMRIFTVAQMDDNSIQMKKDLATFLYQLRIEAEVEVVEMHDSDISAYTYERTLMMEQRSQMLRQMRLSSAERQREAQLVKDRHSLVRMGSLYSDEEEEVVEAPPEKVQMTWTREKCEAERRNRNNAPENFRELMSLKPDQSNVRRMHTAVKLNEVIVNRSHDARLVLLNMPGPPRNTDGDENYMEFLEVLTEGLERVLLVRGGGREVITIYS, from the exons GACATGGGAATCATAAGGAAGACAGCCCATTTCTCAACAGTGCTGATGCTGCGAGCAAGAAAAATGACTTCTACGACAGGAATCTGGCCTTGTTTGAG GAAGAGCTGGACATTCGGCCGAAGGTTTCCTCTCTTCTCAGCCGCCTGGTCAACTACACCAACATCACCCAGGGAGCTAAGgagcatgaggaggaggagagtgctGAGGCCTCCCGTAGGAAGACCCCCAAG TCTCCCAACATGGGCACGTTGATGGGTGTCTACCTGCCGTGTCTCCAGAACATCTTCGGTGTCATTCTTTTTCTGCGACTGACATGGATTGTTGGGATGGCTGGCATCATACAGTCCCTACTGATTGTCCTCATGTGCTGCTCATGT ACAATGCTCACAGCCATATCAATGAGTGCCATTGCTACTAATGGTGTTGTTCCAG cTGGAGGGGCATACTTCATGATCTCACGCTCTCTGGGCCCAGAGTTTGGAGGAGCTGTGGGATTGTGCTTCTACCTGGGCACCACGTTTGCTTCAGCAATGTACATTCTGGGGGCCATCGAAATCTTCTTG AAATATCTGGTCCCTCAGGCGGCCATCTTTCATGCCACAGACCCCCATGGGACCGACAGTGCCATGTTGAACAATATGCGAGTCTACGGTTCGTTATGCCTCAGCCTGATGGCTGTGGTGGTTTTTGTAGGAGTCAAATATGTCAACAAGCTGGCCTCTCTTTTCCTCGCCTGCGTCATTATCTCAATTGTCTCCATCTATGCTGGGGCACTTAAATCCATGACTCATCCGCCAGAATTCCC GATCTGCATGCTCGGCAACAGGACTTTGGTCCGAGATCGCTTTGATGTGTGTGCAAAGACTGTAATGAAAGGCAATATCACAGTGCCCAGTCAGCTGTGGGACATGTTCTGCCCACCGGGGAACATTAGTGGCACTCAGTGTGATGACTACTTCACTCAGAACAATGTGACAGAGATACAGGGCATCCCTGGATTGGGCAGTGGGATTATCAGAG AAAACATGTGGAGTGACTACATGCAGAAAGGGGAGATCCTAGAGAAGGCTGGCCTAGAGTCAGTGGATGCCCATGGTACCTTGGAGAGCTTTGGCATGTATGTGTCGGCAGACATTGCTACATCATTCACACTTCTGGTGGGGATCTTCTTCCCATCTGCTACAG GTATCATGGCAGGCTCCAACAGATCTGGTGATCTCCGGGACGCTCAGAAATCAATCCCTGTGGGAACTATATTAGCTATTACCACTACTTCACTTGTTT ATTTAAGTTCTGTGTTCCTGTTTGGAGCATGTATTGAAGGAGCAGTCCTGAGGGACAA GTTTGGGGATGCAGTAAGAAATAATTTGGTAGTGGGGACTCTCTCCTGGCCATCTCCGTGGGTGATTGTTATTGGCTCCTTCTTCTCCACAGTGGGGGCAGGCCTGCAGTCCCTCACTGGAGCTCCACGTCTTCTACAAGCTATTGCTAAGGACAACATTATTCCTTTCCTCAGG GTGTTTGGACATGGAAAGAGCAACGGAGAGCCTACATGGGCACTGCTGCTGACTGGTCTCATAGCTGAACTGGGTATCCTTATTGCCTCCCTGGATATGGTGGCTCCTATCCTTTCCAT GTTCTTCTTGATGTGCTATCTCTTTGTAAACTTAGCCTGTGCTGTACAAACTCTGTTACGCACACCCAATTGGAGGCCAAGATTCAAATATTACCACTG GGCTCTATCCTTCCTGGGTATGAGCATGTGTCTGGCTCTAATGTTCATCTCCTCTTGGTACTATGCTATCGTGGCCATGGGCATTGCTGGGATGATCTACAAGTACATTGAGTACCAGGG agcagAAAAGGAGTGGGGAGATGGCATAAGGGGACTGTCCCTCAGTGCTGCACGCTATGCACTGCTAAGACTAGAGGCTGGACCACCGCATACCAAGAACTGGAG ACCTCAGCTGTTGGTGCTGTTGAAGCTGGATGAGGACCTTCATGTTAAATATCCCCGTCTGCTGACGTTTGCCTCCCAGTTGAAGGCAGGAAAGGGTCTGACCATTGTGGGCTCTGTTATCCAGGGCAACTTTCTGGACAGTTATGGGGAAATGCAGGCAGCTGAGCAG GCCATTAAGAATATGATGGAGATCGAGCGAGTCAAGGGTTTCTGTCAGGTCGTAGTGGCATCTAAAGTGCGGGAGGGCATTGTCCATTTGATCCAGTCGTGTGGTCTCGGCGGCATGAAACACAATACTGTGGTGATGGGCTGGCCATATGGCTGGAGGCAGAGTGAGGACCCTCGTGCCTGGAAGACCTTTATCA ACACAGTCCGCTGCACCACAGCGGCCCACCTGGCACTGATGGTGCCCAAAAATGTGTCCTTCTACCCAAGCAACCACGAACGCTTCACAGATGGCAACATTGATGTGTGGTGGATCGTCCATGATGGGGggatgctgatgctgctgcctTTCCTGCTCAAACAGCATAAA gTTTGGAGAAAATGCAGAATGCGCATTTTCACTGTAGCCCAGATGGATGACAACAGCATCCAGATGAAGAAGGATCTGGCTACGTTCCTCTACCAGCTTAGAATCGAggctgaggtggaggtggtAGAGATG CATGACAGCGACATCTCAGCATACACCTATGAGCGGACGTTAATGATGGAGCAAAGGTCACAGATGTTGAGGCAAATGAGGCTGTCAAGTgcagagaggcaaagagag GCCCAGCTGGTTAAGGACAGACACTCCTTGGTACGTATGGGAAGTCTATActcagatgaggaggaggaagtggtaGAGGCTCCCCCAGAGAAGGTTCAGATGACGTGGACAAGAGAGAAATgtgaggcagagaggaggaacagaaacAATGCACCAGAAAACTTCAGAGAACTCATGAGCCTCAAACC GGATCAGTCCAATGTACGGCGAATGCACACAGCTGTGAAACTGAACGAGGTAATAGTAAATAGGTCCCACGATGCTCGATTAGTGCTGCTCAACATGCCAGGACCACCTCGAAACACAGATGGAGATGAGAACT ATATGGAGTTTCTGGAGGTGTTGACGGAAGGCTTGGAAAGAGTGCTGCTAGTCAGAGGCGGAGGTCGGGAGGTCATCACTATCTACTCATGA
- the dpep2 gene encoding dipeptidase 2 yields MPSVKTVRSASSCLWMSSLRHLVVLSSLCHLITGYSERDRTRELMSKYPVVDGHNDLALKLRILHNNQLSQIDLHNISNVATDINRLQAGHVQAQMFSVYVLCGAQEKDAVRLTLEQIDVVRRMCTEYQDFELVTSAKELNISEIRHKIACLISIEGGHSIDSSLPALRMFYQLGVRSMALTHNCNTPWAESSSKLYNVYQRQNNHLTHFGKAVVEEMNRLGMIVDLSHSSWDTAWAALNHSKAPVIFSHSSSYSVCSHSRNVPDWLLKELKRNRGLIMVNLHNNFISCKDTANISDVADHFDHIRKVIGAESIGIGGDFDGALSFPQGLEDVSKYPALIQELLHRNWTENDLADVLRRNFLRVFEEVERVRDMLHSNHPSEVQIPVEEVQNPCRLVLRPPSKRKERNLSSRAQFGTPCLLILPMVLLLSIVFSIE; encoded by the exons ATGCCCTCTGTGAAAACTGTTAGAAGTGCTTCAAGCTGCCTCTGGATGAGCTCCCTAAGGCATCTAGTGGTACTGTCCTCTCTGTGTCATTTGATAACTGGATActctgagagagacagaacacGTGAATTAATGTCAAAATATCCTGTTGTTGATGG CCACAATGACCTAGCTCTCAAGCTGAGGATACTTCATAACAATCAGCTGAGCCAAATTGACCTTCATAATATCAGCAATGTTGCCACAGACATCAACCGTCTCCAAGCAGGCCATGTACAGGCACAG ATGTTTTCGGTCTATGTACTATGTGGGGCCCAGGAGAAGGACGCTGTGAGGCTGACCCTGGAACAAATAGATGTGGTCAGACGCATGTGCACTGAGTACCAGGACTTTGAACTGGTCACTTCTGCAAAGG AACTGAACATTTCTGAGATAAGGCATAAGATAGCCTGTCTAATAAGTATTGAGGGAGGCCACTCAATTGACAGCAGCCTGCCAGCCCTGCGGATGTTTTACCAGCTTGGAGTCCGATCCATGGCCCTCACACATAACTGCAATACACCGTG GGCTGAGTCATCCTCAAAACTGTACAATGTCTATCAAAGACAGAACAACCACCTGACGCACTTCGGGAAG GCAGTGGTGGAGGAGATGAATAGACTGGGAATGATAGTGGACCTCTCCCATAGTTCTTGGGACACAGCCTGGGCCGCGCTGAATCATTCCAAGGCTCCAGTTATTTTTAGTCATTCATCTTCCTACTCCGTCTGTAGCCACAGCCGTAATGTACCTGACTGGCTGCTGAAAGAACTG AAAAGGAACCGAGGGTTGATCATGGTGAATCTCCACAATAACTTCATTTCCTGCAAAGATACGGCCAACATCTCTGATGTGGCTG ATCATTTTGATCACATTAGGAAGGTGATTGGAGCTGAGTCAATAGGAATTGGAGGGGACTTTGATGGTGCTCTGAG CTTTCCTCAGGGGTTAGAAGATGTGTCGAAGTATCCCGCCCTAATTCAGGAACTCCTGCACAGGAACTGGACTGAGAATGACCTGGCTGATGTCCTTCGAAGGAATTTCCTACGAGTGTTTGAAGAGGTGGAGAGG GTCCGTGATATGTTGCATTCAAACCATCCAAGTGAGGTACAAATTCCTGTAGAGGAGGTGCAGAACCCGTGCAGACTCGTCCTCAGACCACCTTCTAAAAGGAAAGAGCGGAATCTCTCCTCCAGAGCCCAATTTGGAACACCCTGTCTGCTAATCTTGCCAATGGTTCTGCTGCTGTCCATCGTATTTTCTATAGAATGA